One segment of Meleagris gallopavo isolate NT-WF06-2002-E0010 breed Aviagen turkey brand Nicholas breeding stock chromosome 8, Turkey_5.1, whole genome shotgun sequence DNA contains the following:
- the LOC104911895 gene encoding glutamate receptor ionotropic, delta-1-like: MVVRNILVGLDVSNLYLYDSVLMLANAFHRKLEDRKWHSMASLNCMRKSTKPWNGGRSMLETIKKGHITGLTGVMEFREDGANPYVQFEILGTSYSETFGKDVRRVKISFSFLFSSK, translated from the exons GTTTCCAACCTGTACCTGTATGACAGTGTGCTCATGCTAGCCAATGCTTTCCACAGAAAACTGGAGGACAGGaaatggcacagcatggcaagTCTGAATTGCATGAGGAAATCCACCAAGCCTTGGAACGGAGGACGATCCATGCTTGAGACTATTAAGAAG GGCCATATAACTGGGCTTACTGGTGTTATGGAGTTCAGAGAAGATGGCGCCAACCCCTACGTTCAGTTTGAAATACTGGGCACTAGCTACAGTGAAACATTTGGCAAAGATGTCCGGAGGGTAAAgataagcttttcttttttgttttcctctaaataa